The segment GACATCACCACCGCGTCATACTTGTCCGCTAGGTCACATATCTTGTCCAACTGCGCAATGGTGCCATCCATGGAAAAGACGCCATCTGTCACAATAATCTTGCATTTGGCATCCTTGGCTTCAATCAATTTGGCTTCTAGGTCTGCCATGTCGTTATGCAGGTATCGCATGCGCTGGGCCTTGCACAATCTGACGCCATCTATGATAGAAGCATGGTTCAGGGTGTCCGAGATGATCACATCCTCAGGCCCAAATAGCGGTTCGAAGACGCCTCCGTTGGCATCAAATGCGGCGGCATAGAGAATCGTGTCTTCCATCCCCAAAAACTCCGAGATCTTGCGTTCTAGTTCTTTATGGATGTCTTGCGTTCCGCAGATGAATCTGACCGATGACATGCCAAAACCATGGCTATCAATGGCTGTCTTGGCTGCTGCCAAAACTTGAGGATGAGACGACAGTCCCAGGTAATTGTTGGCGCAGAAATTTATTACCTCTTTGCCCTCTGTCGTCTTGATGTCTGCTCCCTGTGGGGTTGTGATGATTCTTTCTTTCTTGAAAAGACCAGCCTTTTCTATTTCTGATAACTCTGTACTGAGCTTTCCTTTGAGCGTATTATACATTTCATTTTTGGATTTTGGGTTTAAAAACGCTTTTTGGTTTGGGTGTTGTTTTGACTATCTCCTCTGCCAACAAATATTTTCTCCTCAAGGGGTTAATCAAGAAGAGTTTTTGATGGGTAAAGCTGTCTGGATGCATTTGATCAAAGTCTGATTTTAACTCCAAAAACAAGGTGTTTTCCGCCAACTTAAATTTTGACGAATCTATTTTTTTCGAAATTAAATACGCTTCAAAGCTCATGTCGTTTTCCATAGGAATTGGGAGATAAATCGTGATAACAAGGCAATTTATCCCTTTTATCAACCAATAGCGCAGTTTTTGATCTGGAAATCTTCATACCTTTATCCTACAACAAAAAACCCATAATGAATAACATACTAGTAATAGGTGCCTGCGGTCAGCTCGGTTCGGAGTTGACGGTCAGACTCCGACAAATCTATGGTGCTGACCATGTCATCGCTACGGACAAAAAAGAGTCTTTGGATCAATTGAGCGAGGGTCCGTTTGAAATAATGGACGTACTAGATACTAACCGTGTCAAGGAGATCCTGAAGAAGTATCAGATCACCGAAGTCTATCACTTGGTGGCTCTGCTTTCGGCCACTGCTGAGGCCAGTCCGAGGTTTGCCTGGGAACTCAACATGAACAGCCTGGTCAATATCTTAGATTTGGCAAAAGAAGGATATTTCAAAAGATTGTATTGGCCGAGTTCTATCGCGGTATTTGGTCCCAACACCCCCAAACTCAATACACCACAGGAGACCATCATGGATCCCAATACCATCTATGGCATCAGCAAGCTGGCTGGAGAACGGTGGTGCGATTACTACCACAAAAAGCACGATGTAGATGTGCGCAGTTTGCGCTATCCAGGGCTGATTGGTTACAAATCCTTGCCAGGTGGGGGTACGACTGATTATGCTGTAGACATCTACCACAAGGCAAAGGCAAAACAAAATTTCACCTGCTTCTTGGGAGAAGATACACGCCTGCCTATGATGTACATGGATGATGCTGTACGTGCTACCATAGAGTTGATGGATGCGCCTGCTGACAAGATTACAGTCAGGTCTAGTTACAACCTAGCCGCCATGAGTTTCACACCCAAAGAAATCTATCAGGAAATCGTGAAGCACTATCCAGACTTCAAAACCTCCTATTCACCAGATTTTAGACAAGCAATTGCTGACTCATGGGCGCAAAGTATCGATGATTCTGTGGCACAAAATGACTGGGGATGGAAACCTGCGTTTGACTTGTCCAAAATGACACAGGATATTTTGACGAATTTATAATTCACAGGAGAAATGATTTGGGGTATGTTTACTACAAATCATTTCTTGTTCATCTCAACAAATACCAGCCTAGAAAAAACACATTGAGCAGGAGTGAGGAGATCAGGTTGAGTCTCATGGTGTGCTCAAAATCAGCTCGTCGTTCGTCTTTTCTTACTTTCAAAAACCAGAAGAAGAAATAGCCCATCACAGGCAGCAAACTCAACTGAAAAGCCAGGGCTGTCATCCAATCAAAATAAGTATAGAAGTAGTACAGAAAGCCTAGATTGGATACAAAAAAGAATAGACCCGTAAAATAGAAAGTGCCCAAAACTCCGAGAAGAATGCTCATCGTGATGTCTCCACGCTGGCTGTCTTCCTCGTGCTGATATACTTGTGTCATAGGATAGCTGCCCATCAGCAGCATGGAGCTTAGGATAGCAGGAAGCTGCCACTGCCAGTCTATCAATTCCAATCCGTCAAAGTCTTTCAATCCCAAAACCACCATCAAGAAAGTAAAATACCCTTGAAAGATCCCAGCGGCTAGCCAGCCAATGATCGGCATGCTTTTGAGTCGAATGAGCGGATGACTGTATGCCTTGGAAACCAGTCCGTATATCAAAAGCATCGCGGCAAATTGCCATGAAATCCACCATCCCATCATGATGGCTAGTACATCGAGTGCAATCGACCATCCATAGAGTTCTTTGCTGGTTTTGGGGGGATGTTTCAACCCTCCTATGCTACCTTCATCCTTGTCAAAATAAGAGTTATACCCATTGCTAGCCGGGTAGAGCAAAACATGGAGGATGAAAAAAATCCATAGAATCTCAAAGTACTTTGTACTGGCCGAAACCGCTAGTGCAAACAGAAATACTGGCAGCAAGAAAAATGAAAAGGGAAACCGCAGGTGTAAAAAGGTAGACTTTGTCATTTGGGGAAATTAGTCATTGATATCTCAAGAGAAAATAGTGAAAGCTAGAAATAATATTTATTTTCCCTCTTCTTACCAACCGCCCAGTGATGGGAAGGATGGCTAAAAAAATCACCGCCCATACGATTAACTATGGATTTATTCACGATCAACTGATACATGGGAGCATACATCACCTCCATCGGGACGGCCAATCCGTCCAACAAATACAAGCAAGATGATATCGCCCAGTTCATGTGCGAAAACTTGTCTCTCAGACCTGAGGAGCAGCGAAAATTGTGCATACTCTATCGTGCCACGGGGATCGAAGAGCGCTACTCTGTACTCCACGACTACAAGCGCAAAAAGGGAACTTTTACGTTTTTCGAAAACAGTGCAGATTTGCAGCCCTTTCCGAAGACCAGCACGCGGATGAAACTCTACCGAGAAGAAGCTGTACCTCTCGCCATATCTGCGATCACTCAATGTATCAATGGGGAGAAATTGTCGTCCTTTACGCATCTGATCACTGTGAGCTGTACAGGTATGTATGCCCCTGGATTGGACGTGGACTTGATCAAGACATTGAATCTCAGTCCTAGCATCAACCGCATGAGTATCAATTTTATGGGTTGCTATGCTGCGATGAATGCACTCAATATGGCCAGGCAGATTTGCCTAAATCAGTCTGCCAAAGTACTGATCGTATCGGTAGAGCTCTGTACCATTCACCTCCAATCCAGTCACAGCGAAGACAACCTATTGGCACACTCCCTGTTTTCCGATGGAGCGGCAGCCACTGTGGTGAGTTCGGAACCAACTGACCACTGTCTGGAAATCGTCTCCAACTCCAGCTATCTCGCCCTCATCGGCAAAAACGATATGGCATGGCAAATTGGAGATTTTGGATTTGAAATGGCCTTGACGTCCTATGTCCCAGACATCATCCAAAAGGGCATTCATGATTTGACCCGTCAACTGCTCAGTCAGACAGAGATGAGTCTTGCCAATATAGATCTATTTGCCATCCACCCAGGGGGGAAAAAAATATTAGAATCCATCGAGCGTGAACTAAAACTGAGCAAGGACGATAACCAATATGCCTATGAGGTACTCAAAAAATACGGCAACATGTCCTCTCCTACCATCTTGTTTGTCTTGGCTGAGCTCATGAAAAAAATGAAGGATGGACAAAATGTGCTTTCCTTTGCCTTTGGTCCAGGTCTCACCATGGAGAGCATCTTGTTCAAATCACATAGCCATGTTTGAATTCCTCAAGACCCGATCCGAAGAAGAAGAAATCATGGACGACTTTGACTGCCATGGAGAGGTAGTCAATCAAACCTTGAGAGAACTGCACAGCATCAATACTTACCTAGGAGGAACCAACATTTCACTCAACAGCATCCGAGCGCTGATCCGACAACATCCACAAGAAAAATACAGAATTGTGGACTTGGGTTGTGGGGGAGGAGATACCTTGAAACTCCTCGCACAATGGGCCGCTAGTAATAAAAAATCGCTCCAGTTGACGGGTATTGATGCCAACCCTCACATTGTCGAGTATGCCCAGCAAAACACGCAGCAGTTTGACAACATTCAATTTTATGCAGAGGACATTTACAGTGCTGATTTCCTGTCCAAAAAATTTGATATAGCACATTGCAGCCTATTTCTTCACCATTTTGATGAGGAAGCTATCGTGGAGCTTTTTCATCAACTGCAGCAGCAGGTATCATTGGGGATCGTCATCAATGACCTCCACAGGCATCCTATTTCCTATTATTTCACCAAATGGCTACTGACCGCCTGGTCTCGATCGACTATGGTCAAAAATGATAGCGTGCTATCAGTTGCACGTTCTTTTACACGAAAGGAATTGACGCAGTATTTGGCATCCGCCAAAATCAAAAACTACACACTCAAATGGAAATGGGCTTTTAGGTGGGAGCTAGTTATTCATGCATGACACACCCGTTTTTCGAATTTGCGGAGTAGACTTCAAATACTGATTCTCCCATAAACTAAAATCCTTGTAGAGAGAAATTTGTTGTGCTACGTAATGAAAATAATTTTGTTTTGTTATTTATTCAGATAAAGCGTTACTTTAGCAAATTGTTATAATTCTATAATCAATTGAGTACTATTGTTTTGTGTGGTTCAATTGGTTTTTGGTTCGTTGAAATTCCATCTGTAGGGTAGTAATTGTGATATTTTTTGAAAGAGAGGATGTAGGCTCTTTCATACCTAATATGATGGAACTAATTTGAACATGTGCGAAGTAACCAACCAGCTATGAATGCCCTGATAAGGATTTTAATCATTTTACTTTTTTTTATCAAACCACTCTGTGCGATTTCACTAGGAGATGTGACAGAGCATGTTGAAAAAAGCTATGCTGTTCAACAGAAAAAGTCCTTCTCCAATCTTGACCCCTTCTCACATCTTGCAGACGAGACAGAATCTTCCTATTTCATGGAAGGGTTGTACGAACCAGTATCTGTCGATGATGAATTGTTACGAGCAAAGATAGATGCCACATATGAAGAGGTAGCTGCTAACAATAGGTTTGTAAAGTTTCTAGATAGCAATGCGCTGATTGAATTACCCGTCGGGATTAAAACTAGTATTGGATCACTCGACTATGTAATTTTAATAGATAGTGTAGTCTCTACGCCAGAATATTCTCTTTTGTATGCGAGCATGAGTTTTGAGACTCCCAAAACAGGGAGGATTCATTTCAGAGGAGAAGGAATTAGGTTCTCTAAAAAAGGAGGGATTGAAGGTGGGGGAACCTTGTTTTTGGTTGGAGACTATCCTAGTCAGACAGAAGAAAATCAATCTAAAGACAAAACACAATTAATCATTAGAGGAAAGAACAACAAAACTTTTGTTGAGTTTGACTGTAATGGGTTCAAACAATTTGGTTTGGAAGCCAGTTTGGTGTTTTCTAATAAAACTATTTTACCAGAAGATCAGACGGGTAAGATTCTTGAAAACCAAAATGTATCGGTAGATTTTACTACATCAGTATCTGACTGGAATGACATATTGGTAGAGGTTGGGATCGATCCTTTTCAAGTGAAAGGCCTAGATGGTGTGTCATTTAGCATTACCAATGCAGTCATTGACCTGAGTGATACTAGAAATCTCCCTGGGGTTTCTTTTCCTGCAGAGTATATCGCGCAATCTCCATTTCACCAGTCTGGAAATCCTAACCTGTGGAGAGGGGTTTTTATTCAGAGTTTAACCATAGCCTTGCCTCATCAGTTTGATACGAAAAGTGAAGGTAATGCTACTGAAAGAGTTCGTCTAACTGGTCAAAATATGCTCATAGATGACTTGGGCTTTACAGGTATTATTTCTGGAGAAAACCTAATTCCTCTCGAAAAGGGGAAATTAGGTAATTGGAATTTTTCGTTGGACATGATCAGTGTAAAGCTCGTAGCTAATGAATTAACTGAGGGAGGCCTTAAAGGTAAAATAGATATTCCTTTAAAAGAAAAAGAGGGAAGTGGCACTGCTGATGAAAACAAATTGTTTGCTTACTCTGCCATGATGAAAATGGGAGGAGAATATCTGTTCAACGTTTCTTCTCCAGAAGAGATCAGCTTTGACTTGTTCAAGGCTGGAAAGGTAACACTATTACCTTCTTCATATGTTGAAGTAAAATCCATTGATGGAAAGTTCTTGCCCAGCGCCAACCTGAATGGGAAGATGGATATCATGCTAGGGTTGAACTCCGAAAATGGTGACGCTGACTCCAATGCAAAAAAGAATATTTCGCTTGAAGGGATTACTTTCCAAGATTTGAAGATTCAATCTGTAAAGCCCTAAATAACAGTTAGTTATTTTTCACTTGGTTTTTCTAATTCAGGTATGGGAGGGTTTCCAATACAAGTCAATAAAATCTACGGAGGAGTAACTGGAGAAGAGATGTTTTTAGGAGTGGATTTGACGCTACAGTTGACAGAAGATGATGGTAATGGGTTCGGAGCAGAGGGTGCGTTTAGAATATTATCTAGGGCTGTGGAGTCGGGTTCACAGGTACATTATAAGTATGCCGGTCTTGAAATCGAAAAATTAGGTATTGATATCGTTACAGATGCTTTTAGTTTCAAAGGGAAACTAATCTTTTTCAAAAATGACCCAATTTATGGGAATGGGATCAACGGTTCTGTGGAGGCTACCTTTTCTTCATTTGGCTTGTCTGCCAACGCAGTTTTTGGCAATGTCGAAGGTATGAAATATTGGTATGTTGACGCCATGGTAGATCTAGGAAATGGTATTCCTGTATTTACAGGATTTTTCCTTACTAGGTTTGGTGGAGGAGCCTATTATCATATGTCTTTGGACAACAAGGGTGTAGGTTCAGAACTCGGTACTACTAACTCTGGCATTACCTACATTCCCGATAAGACCGTTGGGTTGGGTATCAAGGCTATCGTAGGCGTAGCAGGAGGAAATGAAAAAGGTTTTTTTGCAGAGGTGACTTTTGAAATGGCCTTTCGATCGAATGGTGGGCTTAAATACATTCGATTCTTGGGCAATATATCCATGCTTTCCATTCCAGTGGACATACCTCCCGAACTCCTCAAATTGCAAGCAAAAAGCCTTGCAGCACAGGCAGGATCAAAGAGTGAGATTAGCAACAACCCCGATGCTTCCAAGGCAGTACTGGGAAGTGACAGAGGTGATGCATCTATTTTTG is part of the Reichenbachiella agarivorans genome and harbors:
- the kbl gene encoding glycine C-acetyltransferase: MYNTLKGKLSTELSEIEKAGLFKKERIITTPQGADIKTTEGKEVINFCANNYLGLSSHPQVLAAAKTAIDSHGFGMSSVRFICGTQDIHKELERKISEFLGMEDTILYAAAFDANGGVFEPLFGPEDVIISDTLNHASIIDGVRLCKAQRMRYLHNDMADLEAKLIEAKDAKCKIIVTDGVFSMDGTIAQLDKICDLADKYDAVVMSDECHSTGFIGKTGRGVHEYRNVMGRVDIITGTLGKALGGASGGFTSGPKEVIEMLRQRSRPYLFSNTLAPSIVGASIAVIDMLSKTTELRDKLEQNTIYFRKGMTAAGFDIKPGDSAIVPIMLYDAVLSQNFASRLLEEGIYVIGFYYPVVPQGQARIRVQMSAVHDISHLDKAIAAFTKVGKELGVI
- a CDS encoding NAD-dependent epimerase/dehydratase family protein, producing MNNILVIGACGQLGSELTVRLRQIYGADHVIATDKKESLDQLSEGPFEIMDVLDTNRVKEILKKYQITEVYHLVALLSATAEASPRFAWELNMNSLVNILDLAKEGYFKRLYWPSSIAVFGPNTPKLNTPQETIMDPNTIYGISKLAGERWCDYYHKKHDVDVRSLRYPGLIGYKSLPGGGTTDYAVDIYHKAKAKQNFTCFLGEDTRLPMMYMDDAVRATIELMDAPADKITVRSSYNLAAMSFTPKEIYQEIVKHYPDFKTSYSPDFRQAIADSWAQSIDDSVAQNDWGWKPAFDLSKMTQDILTNL
- a CDS encoding UbiA family prenyltransferase, whose translation is MTKSTFLHLRFPFSFFLLPVFLFALAVSASTKYFEILWIFFILHVLLYPASNGYNSYFDKDEGSIGGLKHPPKTSKELYGWSIALDVLAIMMGWWISWQFAAMLLIYGLVSKAYSHPLIRLKSMPIIGWLAAGIFQGYFTFLMVVLGLKDFDGLELIDWQWQLPAILSSMLLMGSYPMTQVYQHEEDSQRGDITMSILLGVLGTFYFTGLFFFVSNLGFLYYFYTYFDWMTALAFQLSLLPVMGYFFFWFLKVRKDERRADFEHTMRLNLISSLLLNVFFLGWYLLR
- a CDS encoding type III polyketide synthase, yielding MGAYITSIGTANPSNKYKQDDIAQFMCENLSLRPEEQRKLCILYRATGIEERYSVLHDYKRKKGTFTFFENSADLQPFPKTSTRMKLYREEAVPLAISAITQCINGEKLSSFTHLITVSCTGMYAPGLDVDLIKTLNLSPSINRMSINFMGCYAAMNALNMARQICLNQSAKVLIVSVELCTIHLQSSHSEDNLLAHSLFSDGAAATVVSSEPTDHCLEIVSNSSYLALIGKNDMAWQIGDFGFEMALTSYVPDIIQKGIHDLTRQLLSQTEMSLANIDLFAIHPGGKKILESIERELKLSKDDNQYAYEVLKKYGNMSSPTILFVLAELMKKMKDGQNVLSFAFGPGLTMESILFKSHSHV
- a CDS encoding methyltransferase domain-containing protein, translated to MFEFLKTRSEEEEIMDDFDCHGEVVNQTLRELHSINTYLGGTNISLNSIRALIRQHPQEKYRIVDLGCGGGDTLKLLAQWAASNKKSLQLTGIDANPHIVEYAQQNTQQFDNIQFYAEDIYSADFLSKKFDIAHCSLFLHHFDEEAIVELFHQLQQQVSLGIVINDLHRHPISYYFTKWLLTAWSRSTMVKNDSVLSVARSFTRKELTQYLASAKIKNYTLKWKWAFRWELVIHA
- a CDS encoding calponin homology domain-containing protein, with product MNALIRILIILLFFIKPLCAISLGDVTEHVEKSYAVQQKKSFSNLDPFSHLADETESSYFMEGLYEPVSVDDELLRAKIDATYEEVAANNRFVKFLDSNALIELPVGIKTSIGSLDYVILIDSVVSTPEYSLLYASMSFETPKTGRIHFRGEGIRFSKKGGIEGGGTLFLVGDYPSQTEENQSKDKTQLIIRGKNNKTFVEFDCNGFKQFGLEASLVFSNKTILPEDQTGKILENQNVSVDFTTSVSDWNDILVEVGIDPFQVKGLDGVSFSITNAVIDLSDTRNLPGVSFPAEYIAQSPFHQSGNPNLWRGVFIQSLTIALPHQFDTKSEGNATERVRLTGQNMLIDDLGFTGIISGENLIPLEKGKLGNWNFSLDMISVKLVANELTEGGLKGKIDIPLKEKEGSGTADENKLFAYSAMMKMGGEYLFNVSSPEEISFDLFKAGKVTLLPSSYVEVKSIDGKFLPSANLNGKMDIMLGLNSENGDADSNAKKNISLEGITFQDLKIQSVKP